From the Halodesulfovibrio sp. genome, one window contains:
- a CDS encoding YebC/PmpR family DNA-binding transcriptional regulator: MAGHSKWANIKHRKGRQDAVRSKQFTRAAKEIIIAAKISGDVANNPRLRSAIAAAKAVNLPKDKIENAIKKGTGELAGGDIHEITYEGYGPGGVAILIEVASDNKNRIVAEMRHTLNKGNGNMGEAGSVAWMFDNKGQIIIKKDAITEEQVMDLGLEAGAEDIIEEDENWDIRCEPTDMEAVRTAFEEAGIAIESAEMAKIPQNTIELDADGAKKMLRLIDLLEENDDVQNVFTNMDVSDDVMAELNAE, translated from the coding sequence ATGGCTGGACATAGTAAATGGGCTAACATTAAGCACCGTAAAGGTCGTCAGGACGCTGTACGTTCCAAGCAGTTCACCCGCGCGGCAAAAGAGATTATTATTGCAGCAAAAATTAGTGGTGACGTTGCTAACAACCCGCGTCTTCGCTCTGCTATTGCTGCTGCTAAAGCAGTAAACCTGCCTAAAGATAAAATTGAAAACGCAATTAAAAAAGGTACCGGCGAACTTGCTGGTGGCGATATCCACGAGATTACCTATGAAGGATATGGTCCCGGTGGCGTAGCTATCCTTATTGAAGTTGCTTCTGATAACAAAAACCGCATCGTTGCTGAAATGCGCCACACCTTGAACAAAGGTAACGGTAACATGGGCGAAGCTGGTTCTGTTGCATGGATGTTCGACAACAAAGGTCAGATCATCATCAAGAAAGATGCTATTACCGAAGAGCAGGTAATGGATCTCGGTCTTGAAGCTGGTGCAGAAGATATCATCGAAGAAGATGAAAACTGGGATATCCGTTGTGAACCAACAGACATGGAAGCAGTACGCACCGCTTTTGAAGAAGCTGGCATTGCAATCGAATCTGCTGAAATGGCTAAAATTCCTCAAAACACCATTGAGCTTGATGCAGACGGCGCTAAAAAAATGCTCCGCCTCATTGATCTTCTCGAAGAAAATGACGACGTACAGAACGTATTTACTAACATGGACGTATCTGACGACGTAATGGCTGAGCTTAACGCTGAGTAA
- a CDS encoding RlmE family RNA methyltransferase gives MKKYRDHYFLRAKQDNYPARSVYKLKEIDKRFGIFSKGMKVLDLGAAPGSWSLGAAEKVGEKGLVIGADIQTTETEFPTNVRFMQEDVFERSQEFEDVLAEIMPFDVVISDMAPKTTGHKFTDQARSAELCYEALNVACYCLKPTGSFIVKIFMGPDVQAYAASMRKYFKSVKSFKPKSSRDESKEIFYVGLGFNGKKFEYEY, from the coding sequence ATGAAAAAATATCGTGATCATTACTTCCTGCGGGCTAAACAAGACAATTATCCCGCACGGTCAGTATATAAACTGAAAGAAATTGATAAGCGGTTTGGTATCTTTTCTAAAGGTATGAAAGTGCTCGACCTTGGTGCCGCTCCCGGTTCATGGTCTCTTGGTGCTGCTGAGAAAGTGGGCGAAAAAGGGCTTGTTATCGGTGCTGATATTCAGACGACTGAAACAGAGTTCCCGACGAATGTCCGCTTTATGCAAGAAGACGTATTTGAGCGTTCTCAGGAGTTTGAAGACGTACTTGCTGAAATAATGCCGTTTGATGTTGTTATCAGCGATATGGCACCAAAAACAACAGGTCATAAATTTACAGATCAGGCTCGGTCTGCCGAGCTTTGTTACGAAGCGCTTAACGTGGCTTGCTACTGCTTAAAGCCTACAGGCAGCTTTATTGTAAAGATATTTATGGGACCTGATGTACAAGCGTACGCCGCTTCTATGCGTAAATACTTTAAGAGCGTGAAGTCTTTTAAGCCTAAAAGCTCACGCGACGAAAGTAAGGAAATTTTTTATGTCGGTCTTGGGTTTAACGGCAAGAAGTTCGAATACGAATATTAG
- the ruvC gene encoding crossover junction endodeoxyribonuclease RuvC: protein MTVTRVLGIDPGSRVMGWGVVEEISGVAKLVDCGAIRATDKDFARRMGVIFKELDAIVRLHKPTVAAVENVFTAKNPASALKLGQARGVALAACAASDIDVFSYEPTKIKQTIVGGGRAAKEQVAFMVAQILGVKQPKWALDTSDALAAAVCHLNTTRYSKFL, encoded by the coding sequence TTGACTGTAACAAGAGTGCTCGGCATTGATCCCGGCTCCCGTGTGATGGGATGGGGGGTAGTAGAAGAAATTTCCGGTGTGGCTAAACTGGTAGACTGTGGCGCAATCCGCGCTACTGATAAAGATTTTGCGAGGCGCATGGGTGTCATTTTTAAGGAACTGGATGCCATTGTCCGGTTGCATAAGCCCACAGTTGCCGCTGTAGAAAACGTGTTTACTGCTAAAAACCCAGCGTCTGCACTCAAACTTGGGCAGGCTCGTGGTGTGGCTCTTGCTGCCTGCGCTGCAAGCGATATTGATGTGTTCAGTTATGAGCCTACAAAAATCAAACAAACTATTGTCGGCGGTGGGCGTGCTGCTAAAGAGCAAGTTGCGTTTATGGTGGCGCAAATTTTAGGCGTTAAACAGCCTAAGTGGGCATTAGATACTTCCGATGCTCTCGCAGCAGCAGTCTGTCATCTCAATACAACCAGATACTCAAAATTTCTGTAG
- the ruvB gene encoding Holliday junction branch migration DNA helicase RuvB encodes METDQNICMDESIRPSSLDDFIGQEELRKNLKVYIQAAKTREQAMDHTMFYGNPGLGKTTLSQIMAEELGVNIVSTSGPVLERSGDLAAILTNLGRNDILFVDEIHRMPISVEEVLYPAMEDFKLDLVIGQGPGARTVKIDLEPFTLVGATTRIGLLSSPLRDRFGVICRLEFYTPQELATIVTRTARILGVEIAPDGALEIGRRSRGTPRIANRLLRRVRDFATVKGGVIVDAELASSALQMMDVDESGLDQMDRKLLSVLIEHYGGGPVGAKTLAVACSEDVKTIEDIYEPYLIQCGFIKRTHRGRVATAKAYRHLNFLA; translated from the coding sequence ATGGAGACTGACCAGAATATTTGCATGGATGAATCCATTCGCCCTTCGTCCCTTGATGATTTCATTGGACAAGAAGAACTGCGTAAAAATTTAAAAGTATATATTCAGGCTGCGAAAACCCGTGAACAAGCAATGGATCATACCATGTTTTATGGCAATCCGGGGCTTGGCAAAACAACGCTTTCTCAGATTATGGCGGAAGAGCTTGGGGTAAATATTGTTTCGACCTCAGGGCCTGTTTTGGAACGCAGTGGTGATCTTGCAGCAATTTTGACCAACCTTGGGCGCAACGACATTTTGTTCGTGGATGAAATTCATCGTATGCCTATCAGTGTTGAAGAAGTGCTGTATCCTGCAATGGAAGACTTCAAACTTGATCTTGTGATCGGGCAAGGACCAGGCGCTCGAACAGTAAAGATTGACTTAGAGCCCTTCACTCTGGTAGGAGCCACAACCCGCATCGGATTATTGTCTTCACCGTTGCGCGATAGATTTGGCGTAATCTGCCGTCTGGAATTTTACACTCCGCAAGAACTCGCAACAATTGTTACCCGCACTGCACGCATTTTAGGCGTTGAAATAGCACCGGACGGCGCTTTGGAAATAGGTCGTCGTTCCCGTGGTACGCCTCGTATTGCCAACAGGTTGCTGCGCCGTGTGCGTGACTTTGCCACAGTAAAAGGTGGAGTTATTGTTGATGCAGAACTTGCCAGCAGTGCGTTGCAGATGATGGACGTTGACGAAAGCGGTCTGGATCAGATGGATAGAAAGCTTTTGAGTGTTCTTATTGAACATTATGGCGGGGGGCCTGTAGGTGCAAAAACTCTCGCTGTTGCCTGTTCTGAAGACGTAAAAACCATTGAAGATATTTACGAACCGTACTTGATTCAATGTGGGTTTATTAAGCGAACGCATAGAGGCCGTGTTGCAACGGCTAAGGCGTATCGTCATTTGAATTTTTTGGCATAG
- the thyX gene encoding FAD-dependent thymidylate synthase, whose product MPQKTCRVELVASTPEPMAVIYAAFRQCYHAGFVGDMHTKLVDGDISAEKQAAFIRKVMESGHASPIEHVSFTFAIEGVSRALTHQLVRHRIASFSQQSQRYVDGSDFDYILPPAFAKIPEAQARFDTFLEEVSSAYQDLKKILEENGRGEKAKEDARFVLPQATESKIVVTMNCRSLLNFFEHRCCTRAQWEIRAMANQMLAICRKELPCVFEDAGARCEKLKYCPEGEKFTCGRYPLP is encoded by the coding sequence ATGCCTCAGAAAACATGCAGGGTAGAGCTTGTTGCTTCAACTCCAGAGCCGATGGCTGTTATTTATGCAGCTTTCAGGCAGTGCTACCATGCCGGTTTTGTGGGCGATATGCACACAAAGCTTGTAGACGGGGATATTTCTGCCGAAAAACAGGCTGCGTTTATTCGCAAAGTTATGGAATCCGGCCACGCCAGCCCGATTGAGCATGTCTCGTTTACCTTTGCTATTGAAGGTGTATCCCGTGCGTTGACACATCAGCTAGTGCGTCATCGTATTGCTTCATTTTCTCAGCAGAGCCAGCGCTATGTTGATGGAAGTGACTTCGACTACATTTTGCCTCCGGCGTTTGCCAAGATCCCAGAAGCGCAGGCGAGATTTGATACTTTTTTAGAAGAAGTCAGCAGCGCTTATCAAGATTTGAAAAAAATTCTTGAGGAAAATGGGCGAGGCGAAAAAGCAAAAGAGGATGCACGCTTTGTGCTTCCGCAGGCTACTGAGTCCAAAATTGTAGTAACAATGAACTGTCGAAGCCTGCTCAACTTTTTCGAGCACCGCTGCTGCACGCGGGCACAATGGGAAATTAGAGCAATGGCAAACCAGATGTTGGCTATTTGCCGCAAAGAATTGCCGTGCGTCTTTGAAGACGCGGGTGCTCGCTGTGAGAAATTAAAGTACTGCCCTGAGGGAGAGAAGTTTACCTGCGGTCGTTATCCACTTCCGTAA
- the ruvA gene encoding Holliday junction branch migration protein RuvA yields MIAYLEGKIAEVTEQSVIVVTTGGVGYEVRLPAHTMNRVPAKGGEIAIFVYTVVREDALELYGFESWDERQMYTTLISISKVGGKTALGILSVYRPDDLRRIVFEEDINALTQVSGIGKKGAQHIFLELKYKLKVDEMPVVSGKDDAPKTSVYRDALDGLANLGYSEDEASPLLKTILKNEPDLDVGSALRSALKALAKG; encoded by the coding sequence ATGATCGCATATCTTGAAGGTAAAATTGCAGAGGTAACGGAACAAAGTGTCATCGTCGTCACTACAGGCGGTGTCGGATACGAGGTTCGTTTGCCAGCCCATACAATGAATCGTGTTCCAGCAAAAGGCGGAGAAATCGCCATTTTTGTGTACACCGTTGTGCGCGAAGACGCCTTGGAGTTGTACGGCTTTGAATCGTGGGATGAGCGCCAGATGTACACGACGCTGATTTCGATTTCAAAAGTTGGTGGCAAAACAGCACTGGGCATTTTGTCTGTATACCGTCCTGATGATTTGCGTCGGATTGTATTTGAAGAAGATATTAATGCGTTGACGCAAGTTTCCGGCATCGGAAAAAAAGGCGCACAGCATATTTTTCTTGAATTAAAATATAAGCTTAAAGTCGATGAAATGCCGGTTGTTTCCGGTAAGGACGATGCACCGAAAACAAGCGTTTACCGTGATGCCTTAGATGGTCTTGCAAACCTTGGGTACAGCGAAGATGAAGCTTCTCCGCTGCTTAAAACTATTTTGAAAAATGAGCCGGATCTCGACGTGGGCAGTGCCCTGCGTAGTGCGCTTAAAGCTCTTGCTAAGGGATAA